Proteins found in one Clostridia bacterium genomic segment:
- a CDS encoding ABC transporter permease, translating to MFKYILKRIAAALVTIWVVVSLTWFMMQAIPGDPFMNEKRVIPELKEQLRARYGLDKPLVIQYGIYMKNFVQGDLGTSFQRKDRTVNTIIKEGLPYTADLGARAIIFGFTVGILLGIVAALNHNKGWDRFSILVAVVGVSIPAFVVAAVLQYYLGVKLKILPVAQYKSFAHTLMPTFALSLGMIAQIARFMRSQMLDVIGQDYIKTAKAKGLSQLKIIWSHEIRNAILPVITVLGPFVAAILAGSFVVETIFAIPGIGKFYVQSINTQDYSLITGITAFVGTLMVFINLLIDILYGLIDPRIRLDGSSK from the coding sequence ATGTTCAAATATATTTTGAAACGTATTGCTGCTGCTCTAGTAACAATATGGGTAGTAGTAAGCCTTACCTGGTTTATGATGCAGGCAATTCCTGGAGACCCCTTCATGAATGAGAAAAGGGTTATACCAGAGCTAAAAGAGCAGCTCAGAGCACGTTATGGACTCGACAAACCATTGGTTATACAGTATGGAATTTATATGAAGAATTTCGTACAGGGTGATTTGGGTACGTCCTTCCAAAGGAAGGACAGGACAGTTAACACTATCATAAAGGAAGGTTTACCATATACAGCAGACCTTGGTGCTAGAGCAATAATATTTGGCTTTACAGTAGGAATATTGCTAGGCATTGTTGCGGCACTTAACCACAATAAAGGGTGGGATCGGTTCTCAATATTGGTTGCCGTTGTAGGTGTTTCTATACCGGCCTTCGTTGTAGCTGCTGTTCTACAATACTACTTGGGGGTTAAGTTAAAGATCTTGCCCGTTGCACAATATAAGTCCTTTGCGCACACATTAATGCCGACATTTGCGCTTTCGTTAGGTATGATTGCACAGATTGCAAGATTTATGAGATCTCAGATGCTTGACGTAATTGGACAGGATTATATTAAGACCGCAAAGGCAAAGGGGCTTTCACAGCTGAAAATTATTTGGAGCCATGAAATCAGGAACGCAATTCTTCCTGTTATCACAGTACTTGGTCCATTTGTTGCCGCTATTTTAGCAGGTTCATTTGTTGTAGAGACAATATTCGCAATACCTGGTATTGGTAAGTTCTATGTACAGAGCATAAATACTCAGGATTACTCCTTAATAACAGGCATAACAGCCTTTGTGGGCACATTAATGGTATTTATAAATCTTCTAATTGATATTTTATACGGA
- a CDS encoding peptide ABC transporter substrate-binding protein: protein MKKSLILVLAMLMILSVALSACGPKAPATPAPTTATEQPKEPQELTIDIFQENSTLDWQGMSSTGEIQIYNWVMEGLTRSAGQGKVKPGIAEKFEQNADGTVWTFHLRDAKWSDGTPVVAADFKYGAMRALDPKTPRDYTYFLYDIVGAEEYSSGKGTADQVGIKVIDEKTIEYTLKQPVTYFDYLVSFPTYAPVQQAFAEKVGAKFNTEAEFFLTNGPFKIESWQHEAEMVYVKNPEYWDVAAIKLDKVTGLMITEDSTMFNMYESGELDHTISLDADQKAALTKGEVKKYADGSVWFFDFNTTHPVLKNKNIRKALTFAIDRQSFIDNVARQPWVPATAYVQPDLIPDADGKTPWRAAKPGYFKDNDVDGAKVLLAQGMKELGITAIPKLKFMCNDQATAQTYAQAFQEMWKKNLGVEIVIEAVPSAVRIDRQQKHDYEISLAGWGPDYPDPMTDLDLYVTGGGNNDPAYSNPVYDKLIKDAKAEPDKAKKFALMRQAEDILMEDMPVGPIYWRYRNYAVREYVKGFERDGFSPDIQFIYAWIEGKAK from the coding sequence ATGAAAAAGTCTTTAATACTCGTACTTGCAATGCTGATGATTTTGAGCGTAGCATTATCAGCTTGCGGACCGAAAGCTCCTGCGACTCCTGCTCCAACTACAGCAACTGAGCAGCCAAAGGAACCACAGGAACTCACAATCGACATATTCCAGGAAAACAGCACATTGGACTGGCAGGGAATGTCATCAACTGGTGAAATCCAGATATACAACTGGGTTATGGAAGGTTTGACAAGGAGCGCTGGCCAGGGTAAGGTTAAGCCTGGTATCGCTGAAAAGTTTGAACAGAACGCAGACGGAACAGTATGGACTTTCCATTTGAGAGATGCGAAGTGGTCTGATGGAACTCCAGTTGTTGCAGCTGATTTCAAATACGGCGCAATGAGAGCTTTGGATCCAAAGACTCCAAGAGACTACACATACTTCTTGTATGATATCGTTGGTGCAGAAGAGTATAGCTCAGGCAAAGGAACAGCTGATCAGGTTGGTATAAAGGTTATCGACGAAAAGACAATCGAGTACACACTTAAACAGCCTGTAACTTATTTTGATTATCTCGTATCTTTCCCGACATATGCTCCTGTACAGCAGGCATTTGCTGAGAAGGTTGGCGCTAAGTTCAATACAGAGGCAGAATTCTTCCTCACAAACGGACCATTCAAAATTGAATCATGGCAGCATGAAGCAGAAATGGTATACGTAAAGAATCCAGAATACTGGGATGTAGCTGCTATAAAGCTTGATAAGGTTACTGGCCTTATGATAACTGAAGATTCAACAATGTTCAACATGTATGAATCAGGTGAACTTGATCATACAATATCTCTTGATGCTGACCAAAAGGCAGCACTTACAAAGGGTGAAGTTAAAAAGTATGCTGACGGTTCAGTATGGTTCTTTGACTTCAACACAACACATCCGGTACTTAAGAATAAGAACATAAGAAAAGCTTTAACATTTGCTATTGACAGACAGAGCTTTATAGACAACGTTGCAAGACAGCCATGGGTACCAGCAACTGCATACGTACAACCTGACCTTATTCCTGATGCTGATGGCAAGACTCCATGGAGAGCAGCTAAGCCAGGATACTTCAAGGATAACGACGTTGATGGTGCAAAGGTTCTCCTTGCACAAGGTATGAAAGAACTTGGAATTACAGCAATTCCAAAGCTGAAGTTTATGTGCAATGATCAAGCAACTGCACAGACATATGCACAAGCCTTCCAGGAAATGTGGAAGAAGAACCTTGGTGTAGAAATAGTGATAGAAGCAGTTCCATCAGCTGTAAGAATAGACAGACAGCAGAAGCATGACTACGAAATATCCCTTGCTGGTTGGGGCCCGGACTATCCAGACCCAATGACAGACCTTGACCTGTATGTAACAGGCGGTGGAAACAATGACCCAGCATACAGCAATCCAGTGTATGATAAGCTTATCAAAGACGCAAAAGCTGAGCCAGACAAGGCAAAGAAGTTTGCTCTGATGAGACAGGCGGAAGACATACTTATGGAAGATATGCCAGTAGGTCCAATCTACTGGAGATACAGAAACTACGCTGTAAGAGAATATGTAAAAGGCTTTGAGAGAGACGGCTTCTCACCTGACATCCAGTTCATATATGCATGGATAGAAGGAAAGGCAAAATAA
- the gatB gene encoding Asp-tRNA(Asn)/Glu-tRNA(Gln) amidotransferase subunit GatB, translating to MRYETVIGLEVHAELLTNTKIFCGCKNEFGGDANTHCCPVCLGLPGALPVLNGKVVEFAIKVGLATNCRVAEFSKMDRKNYFYPDLPKAFQISQYDLPLCSNGYIEIELKGETKKIRINRIHIEEDAGKLVHAENGGDYSLVDYNRAGVPLIEIVSEPDVRTPEEGRLYLEKLKSILEYLEVSDCKMQEGSLRCDANISLRPVGETKLGIKAEIKNMNSIKALQMALEYEQNRQAGLLDKGERVMQETRRWDDDKNISISMRNKELAHDYRYFPEPDLTPLVVDMDLIEKIRATIPELPHEKEKRFIKEYGLPAYDAMVITASKALAEFYEECLAEYNNPKPVSNWVMGELLRLLNDKKLDIEHVKFPPAYLAELLKLVEDSTISGTAAKQVFEAMFESGKEPKVLVKEMGLEQINDKDAIFGIVRQIIEENPKSVKDYKEGKDRAMGFLVGQTMKASKGKGNPQIISKIIKDIIDSI from the coding sequence ATGAGATATGAGACTGTAATAGGGCTTGAAGTTCATGCCGAGCTTTTGACAAATACAAAAATATTCTGCGGCTGTAAGAATGAATTCGGTGGTGACGCTAACACGCACTGCTGTCCGGTTTGCCTGGGTTTGCCAGGAGCGCTTCCGGTTCTGAATGGGAAAGTGGTGGAATTCGCTATAAAGGTTGGACTCGCAACCAACTGCCGGGTAGCTGAGTTCAGTAAAATGGACAGAAAGAACTATTTCTATCCTGACCTGCCCAAGGCGTTTCAGATATCTCAGTATGATCTCCCCTTATGCAGCAATGGGTACATAGAAATCGAACTGAAGGGTGAAACAAAGAAAATCCGAATAAACAGGATACATATTGAAGAAGACGCAGGAAAGCTGGTCCACGCAGAGAATGGCGGAGATTATTCCCTTGTAGATTACAACAGGGCAGGCGTACCATTGATAGAAATAGTATCTGAGCCTGATGTGAGAACTCCTGAAGAAGGAAGGCTTTATTTGGAAAAGCTGAAAAGCATCCTGGAATATCTCGAAGTATCTGACTGCAAGATGCAGGAGGGCTCCTTAAGGTGCGACGCAAATATATCCCTGAGACCTGTTGGAGAAACTAAGCTCGGTATAAAAGCTGAGATAAAGAATATGAATTCGATTAAAGCCCTTCAGATGGCGCTTGAATATGAGCAGAACAGGCAAGCGGGATTGCTGGATAAAGGCGAGAGGGTTATGCAGGAGACCAGAAGATGGGATGATGATAAAAATATATCCATATCCATGAGAAACAAAGAGCTTGCTCATGATTACAGATATTTTCCTGAGCCGGATTTGACCCCTTTAGTTGTTGATATGGACTTGATAGAAAAGATAAGGGCAACCATACCGGAACTGCCTCATGAAAAGGAAAAGAGGTTCATTAAAGAATACGGACTTCCGGCTTATGATGCTATGGTAATAACCGCATCAAAGGCCCTTGCAGAATTTTATGAGGAGTGCCTTGCGGAATACAACAATCCAAAGCCGGTCAGTAATTGGGTTATGGGAGAACTATTGAGATTATTGAATGACAAGAAACTGGATATAGAGCATGTAAAATTCCCTCCGGCTTATCTTGCTGAACTGTTAAAGCTGGTAGAGGATTCGACAATAAGCGGCACAGCAGCAAAGCAAGTCTTCGAGGCTATGTTTGAGAGCGGGAAAGAGCCGAAGGTGCTTGTGAAAGAGATGGGACTGGAGCAGATTAACGATAAGGATGCAATTTTTGGAATTGTCAGACAGATAATAGAAGAGAATCCTAAATCTGTGAAGGACTATAAAGAGGGTAAGGACAGGGCAATGGGCTTCCTGGTCGGACAAACCATGAAAGCCTCTAAAGGCAAGGGAAACCCGCAGATTATAAGTAAAATAATTAAGGATATAATTGATAGTATATAA
- the gatA gene encoding Asp-tRNA(Asn)/Glu-tRNA(Gln) amidotransferase subunit GatA: MKLYELTAHEIRDMLRRKEVSAKEVLDNTYSRIDGVEAKVSSYITLTREKAYKDAEIIDKVISGGETLPDLAGIPMALKDNICTEGVETTCASKILKGFEPPYNAEVYSRLLKVGSIMVGKANMDEFAMGSSTENSSVKVTKNPWDIERVPGGSSGGSAAAVAAGEAYFSLGSDTGGSIRQPAALCGVVGMKPTYGLVSRYGLVAFASSFDQIGPITRDVEDCALVMNCIAGYDPKDSTSLDVPKYDYKSALVNDVKGFKIGIPKEYFGDGIDIGIKKIVLDQVKVLEGLGANVEEMSLPYSRYALPVYYIAASAEASSNLGRYDGVRYGSRAEEFDALADLYVKTRSKGFGAEVKRRIMLGTFALSSGYYDEYYMKALQVRTLIKQDFDKAFERYDVIISPTAPNTAFKLGEKTSDPLSMYMSDICTVPVNIAGNTAISISCGRLDGLPVGMQIIGKPLDEKSILQVAYTYEKNTRFNENKPAILNEVRR; this comes from the coding sequence TTGAAGCTTTATGAACTTACTGCTCATGAAATAAGGGATATGCTGAGAAGAAAAGAAGTAAGCGCCAAAGAGGTGCTGGATAATACATACAGCAGAATAGATGGAGTAGAGGCTAAGGTCAGTTCATATATTACCCTGACAAGAGAGAAAGCATATAAAGATGCTGAAATAATAGATAAAGTCATAAGCGGGGGGGAGACGCTCCCGGATCTTGCAGGGATTCCAATGGCATTAAAGGACAACATATGCACCGAAGGTGTGGAAACTACCTGCGCATCTAAAATATTGAAGGGCTTTGAACCGCCATACAATGCTGAGGTATACAGCAGACTTTTAAAGGTCGGCAGCATAATGGTGGGGAAGGCCAACATGGATGAATTTGCGATGGGTTCATCAACAGAGAATTCTTCTGTTAAGGTTACAAAAAACCCATGGGATATAGAAAGAGTACCGGGAGGCTCCAGCGGCGGCTCCGCGGCTGCTGTAGCTGCAGGAGAAGCTTATTTTTCGCTGGGTTCGGATACTGGAGGCTCCATAAGACAGCCAGCTGCATTATGCGGTGTTGTGGGAATGAAGCCCACCTATGGCTTGGTATCCAGATATGGGCTGGTGGCATTTGCATCTTCTTTCGATCAGATTGGGCCTATAACCCGGGATGTTGAAGACTGTGCCCTGGTGATGAACTGCATAGCAGGCTATGATCCAAAGGATTCCACCTCGCTGGATGTGCCGAAGTATGATTATAAGAGTGCCCTTGTAAATGATGTGAAAGGCTTTAAGATAGGGATTCCCAAAGAGTATTTCGGAGATGGAATAGATATTGGTATAAAGAAAATTGTGCTTGACCAGGTAAAGGTCCTGGAAGGTCTTGGTGCGAATGTGGAGGAAATGTCACTTCCTTATTCCCGCTATGCACTGCCGGTTTACTATATTGCTGCATCTGCAGAGGCAAGCTCCAATCTGGGCAGGTATGATGGGGTTAGATATGGTTCCAGGGCAGAGGAATTTGATGCTTTGGCAGACCTATATGTAAAGACAAGGAGCAAGGGCTTCGGTGCAGAGGTGAAGAGAAGGATAATGCTTGGAACGTTTGCTTTAAGCTCAGGCTACTATGATGAATATTATATGAAAGCACTGCAGGTGAGGACGCTTATCAAGCAGGATTTTGACAAGGCTTTTGAAAGATATGATGTAATAATCTCGCCCACTGCTCCTAATACTGCTTTTAAGCTAGGGGAAAAAACCAGTGATCCCCTTTCCATGTATATGTCAGATATTTGTACAGTCCCTGTAAATATAGCCGGGAATACCGCCATATCCATATCCTGCGGCAGGTTAGACGGGTTGCCGGTGGGTATGCAGATAATAGGAAAACCGCTTGATGAGAAGAGCATTCTTCAAGTTGCCTATACCTATGAGAAGAACACCCGCTTTAATGAAAACAAGCCGGCTATATTGAATGAGGTGCGAAGATGA
- the gatC gene encoding Asp-tRNA(Asn)/Glu-tRNA(Gln) amidotransferase subunit GatC: MITKKDVEYVAALSRLEFSEDEKEKYTEQLNVILEYINQLNELDTEGVKPTYHVMPVINVLREDEVRQSIDRDDVLMNAPTTQDGCFKVPRIIE, translated from the coding sequence ATGATAACCAAAAAGGACGTTGAATATGTTGCTGCTTTGTCCAGACTTGAATTCTCAGAGGATGAGAAGGAGAAGTATACAGAGCAGCTGAACGTGATATTGGAATACATAAACCAGTTGAATGAGCTTGATACTGAGGGTGTTAAGCCCACATACCATGTAATGCCTGTTATTAATGTATTGAGGGAAGATGAAGTAAGGCAGTCAATAGATAGGGATGATGTGCTGATGAATGCGCCAACAACCCAGGACGGCTGCTTTAAAGTACCGAGAATAATAGAGTAG
- the ligA gene encoding NAD-dependent DNA ligase LigA, protein MDKLEKKVDELIKLINKHSYNYYMLDKPEISDYDFDMLMKELIELESTFPALKRADSPTQRVGGEVLQGFGEVVHKTPKLSLGNVFDENDIRDFDSRVRKTVGDDVEYVVELKIDGLTVVLNYEEGRFVQGATRGDGVKGEDITANLRTVKSIPLVLGEELELEVRGEVFMAKKAFEELNARREEQEEQLFANPRNASAGSLRQLDTKVTATRPLDIFVFNLESIEDKNFDTHVETLEYLKKLGFKVSPFISVLRSSEEIIEKCSYWADKRGELPFEIDGLVIKVNSLEQRESLGYTTKTPRWAAAYKFPPETKKTKVKDIIVQVGRTGALTPTAELEPVRLAGSVIGRATLHNEDYIREKDIRIGDTVIIKKAGDVIPEVVEVVKEDRTGAELPFEMPGKCPVCQSDTIREQGEAVTKCTNISCPAQLKRSLFHFVSRDAMNIDGLGSQIMTLLMDKGFIKNAADIYLLKNHKDELVELERMGEKSVQNMLDAIEASKVNTLNRLIFALGIRMIGQRASQVLSNEFDDIDAMFTADFDKLIRIQEIGEKMAESIITFFRQEQNLGLIKKLQECGVNTRGSKKEIKENEHFNRKTFVLTGALQSFTRDQAKEIIESFGGKVSGSVSKKTDYVLAGEDSGSKLVKANELGVAVIDEETFMDWAKE, encoded by the coding sequence ATAGATAAGCTTGAAAAAAAAGTGGATGAGCTAATAAAGCTAATAAATAAACATAGCTACAATTATTATATGCTGGATAAGCCGGAAATCAGTGACTATGATTTTGATATGCTCATGAAAGAGCTTATTGAATTGGAGAGCACATTCCCGGCATTGAAGCGTGCCGACTCTCCTACACAGAGGGTTGGGGGGGAAGTGCTGCAGGGCTTCGGAGAAGTGGTGCACAAAACTCCAAAGCTGAGTCTTGGAAATGTATTTGATGAAAACGATATAAGAGATTTTGACTCGAGGGTGAGAAAAACCGTCGGTGACGACGTTGAATATGTAGTTGAGCTGAAGATAGATGGGCTTACTGTTGTGCTGAACTATGAAGAGGGTCGTTTTGTACAAGGGGCTACCAGAGGCGATGGCGTCAAAGGCGAAGATATAACTGCAAACCTCAGAACAGTGAAGTCCATACCCCTTGTACTGGGTGAAGAATTAGAATTAGAAGTCAGGGGAGAGGTCTTCATGGCAAAAAAAGCCTTTGAAGAGCTTAATGCAAGGCGTGAGGAGCAGGAGGAGCAGCTGTTTGCGAATCCAAGGAATGCATCGGCAGGTTCTTTAAGGCAGTTGGATACCAAGGTAACTGCCACTAGACCCTTGGATATATTTGTATTCAACCTTGAAAGCATAGAAGACAAGAATTTCGATACTCATGTGGAAACCTTGGAATACCTCAAAAAATTAGGCTTCAAGGTCAGCCCCTTCATAAGCGTGCTAAGGAGCAGCGAGGAAATAATTGAAAAGTGCAGCTATTGGGCTGACAAGAGGGGCGAACTGCCCTTTGAAATTGACGGTTTAGTCATAAAGGTAAACAGCCTGGAGCAGAGAGAAAGCTTAGGCTATACCACAAAAACTCCCAGGTGGGCGGCAGCGTACAAGTTCCCGCCTGAAACCAAGAAGACCAAAGTTAAGGATATAATAGTGCAGGTTGGAAGAACAGGAGCGCTGACACCAACTGCGGAGCTGGAGCCTGTGAGGCTTGCGGGATCTGTGATAGGCAGAGCAACGCTGCATAATGAGGACTATATAAGGGAAAAGGATATAAGAATTGGCGATACCGTAATCATAAAGAAGGCCGGGGATGTAATTCCTGAGGTCGTTGAAGTCGTTAAGGAAGACAGGACGGGAGCGGAGCTGCCTTTTGAAATGCCCGGAAAATGCCCTGTCTGCCAGTCGGACACCATAAGGGAGCAAGGGGAGGCTGTAACGAAGTGCACTAATATATCGTGTCCTGCACAGCTTAAAAGGTCATTGTTCCACTTTGTATCCAGGGATGCAATGAACATAGACGGGCTTGGGTCTCAGATTATGACACTTCTTATGGATAAGGGCTTCATAAAGAATGCGGCTGACATATACCTTTTGAAGAATCATAAGGATGAGCTGGTGGAACTTGAAAGAATGGGCGAAAAGTCAGTGCAGAACATGCTGGATGCTATTGAGGCTTCCAAGGTTAATACTCTGAACAGGCTTATTTTCGCTCTTGGAATAAGGATGATAGGACAAAGGGCATCACAAGTATTGTCTAATGAATTTGACGACATAGATGCCATGTTTACCGCAGATTTTGATAAGCTGATCAGAATACAGGAAATAGGCGAGAAAATGGCAGAAAGCATTATAACCTTTTTCAGACAGGAGCAAAACCTTGGACTTATAAAAAAGCTTCAAGAGTGTGGCGTGAATACAAGAGGTTCGAAAAAGGAAATAAAGGAAAACGAGCATTTCAACAGAAAAACTTTTGTGCTCACCGGGGCGCTTCAAAGCTTCACACGGGATCAAGCAAAGGAAATAATTGAGAGCTTCGGAGGGAAAGTGTCCGGAAGCGTCAGTAAGAAAACGGATTATGTACTGGCCGGAGAGGACTCAGGCTCCAAGCTTGTAAAGGCTAATGAACTTGGCGTGGCTGTTATTGATGAGGAAACGTTTATGGACTGGGCGAAAGAGTAA
- the pcrA gene encoding DNA helicase PcrA, which translates to MDYIDKLNKEQREAVLHTEGPLLILAGAGSGKTRVLTFRIAYLIEEKSIYPSSILAITFTNKAAKEMKERVQTLIGGTDNMWISTFHSTCVRILRKNVESLKDYKKNFVIYDSKDQEALVKECLKELNLNEKNFPFRAVSAEISGAKDKLMTPDKFFDRNMHDMRKRKIADIYKLYQKKLQKNNALDFDDILYKTVELFELNPDILQYYQNKFKYIMVDEYQDTNYCQYTLIRLLAKQHKNLCVVGDDDQSIYSWRGADIGNILNFEKDFPGAKVVKLEQNYRSTQVILDAANSVIKNNNARKNKRLWTENGEGRSIIFHSAMDEWGEANFIMSEVERMIAQENREMGDFAILYRTNAQSRVLEEACMSNGMPYRIVGGFKFYDRKEVKDIIGYLRVIQNPDEDLSLKRIINIPKRGIGATTLDAIVQYARITGDSLFGALLEVDNIAGVSTKAKKGIKEFVKLMSDLMGIAETERVSKILKEVLDRIGYIEELEKGEDEQSQTRVENVKELLSATLEFEAKNESAALPDFLEQMALMSDIDTVDDGKSALIMMTLHSAKGLEYPFVFISGMEEGVFPSQRSYFEERQMEEERRLMYVGITRAEERLYLTAAFERTLFGNTTYNTVSQFVKEIPKDLLVKV; encoded by the coding sequence ATGGATTATATTGATAAGTTGAACAAAGAGCAAAGGGAAGCGGTGCTGCATACTGAAGGTCCGCTATTGATACTCGCAGGAGCCGGCAGTGGGAAGACAAGAGTGCTTACCTTTAGAATCGCTTATTTGATAGAGGAGAAAAGCATATATCCCTCAAGTATACTCGCAATAACCTTCACCAACAAGGCTGCGAAGGAAATGAAGGAAAGGGTGCAGACACTTATAGGCGGGACTGATAATATGTGGATTTCTACATTCCACTCTACCTGTGTGAGGATATTGAGAAAGAATGTAGAAAGTCTTAAGGATTATAAGAAGAATTTTGTCATATATGATTCAAAGGATCAGGAAGCTCTAGTGAAGGAGTGCTTGAAGGAGCTTAACCTTAATGAGAAGAACTTTCCTTTCAGGGCGGTTTCTGCTGAGATTTCCGGTGCGAAGGATAAGTTAATGACTCCTGATAAGTTCTTTGACAGGAACATGCATGATATGAGGAAGCGGAAGATAGCGGATATATATAAGCTGTATCAGAAGAAGCTGCAGAAGAACAATGCTCTGGATTTTGACGACATATTGTACAAGACTGTGGAGCTTTTTGAGCTGAACCCTGATATATTGCAGTATTATCAGAACAAGTTCAAATATATAATGGTAGATGAATATCAGGATACAAACTATTGCCAATACACCCTTATAAGGCTTCTGGCAAAGCAGCATAAGAATCTTTGCGTAGTGGGGGATGATGACCAGTCTATCTATTCATGGCGCGGAGCGGATATTGGGAACATACTAAACTTCGAAAAGGACTTCCCGGGAGCCAAAGTTGTTAAGCTGGAGCAGAACTACCGCTCTACACAGGTCATATTGGATGCAGCAAACTCAGTCATTAAAAATAACAATGCAAGGAAGAACAAGAGGCTGTGGACCGAAAACGGTGAAGGGCGCTCTATAATTTTTCACAGTGCTATGGATGAATGGGGAGAGGCAAACTTCATCATGTCAGAGGTTGAAAGGATGATAGCCCAGGAGAATAGGGAGATGGGGGATTTCGCGATATTGTACCGCACCAATGCCCAGTCCCGTGTACTTGAGGAAGCCTGCATGTCCAATGGAATGCCCTATAGGATTGTCGGCGGATTCAAGTTCTATGACAGGAAGGAAGTAAAGGATATAATCGGATATCTGAGGGTAATACAGAATCCTGATGAAGACTTAAGTCTGAAAAGAATAATAAATATACCAAAGAGGGGCATAGGAGCTACAACCTTGGACGCCATAGTCCAATATGCCAGAATAACCGGAGACTCATTGTTCGGTGCCCTTTTGGAGGTTGATAATATTGCGGGAGTCAGCACAAAGGCTAAGAAGGGAATCAAGGAATTTGTCAAGCTGATGAGCGACCTTATGGGCATAGCAGAGACTGAGAGGGTATCCAAGATTCTGAAGGAAGTGCTGGACCGCATAGGCTATATTGAGGAGCTTGAAAAGGGTGAGGACGAACAGTCCCAGACCAGAGTTGAGAATGTTAAGGAGCTTTTGTCTGCCACACTTGAATTTGAGGCAAAGAATGAAAGCGCAGCATTGCCTGACTTTCTGGAGCAAATGGCCTTGATGTCTGACATAGATACAGTAGATGATGGAAAATCCGCTTTGATAATGATGACTCTTCACAGCGCAAAAGGTCTTGAGTATCCCTTTGTGTTCATTTCCGGAATGGAAGAGGGTGTATTCCCAAGCCAGCGGTCGTATTTTGAAGAGAGGCAGATGGAAGAGGAAAGGCGCCTTATGTATGTAGGGATAACCCGAGCGGAGGAAAGACTTTATCTGACGGCTGCATTTGAACGCACATTATTTGGAAATACTACTTATAATACAGTTTCGCAATTTGTAAAAGAGATTCCAAAGGACCTACTGGTTAAGGTATAA
- a CDS encoding 4Fe-4S binding protein, with the protein MALRKIVNINEDKCNGCGLCVPNCAEGAIKIIDGKAKLLAENLCDGLGACLGECPQGAITITKRDAEEFDEAAVHVHLHKEESHSCHQNEGHGHHQHGGGGCPGSRAMEINRQNNAAKTAAVSSDDIEVRIKPQLTQWPVQLMLVPERAPYFENSDLLITADCVPFAYPNYHLDLLKGKKVVVGCPKLDDIGYYTEKLTGILKNNNINSVTVAFMEVPCCGGIVRAAEAALQMSGKNIPLNKIRIGINGEADKL; encoded by the coding sequence ATGGCATTAAGAAAAATTGTTAACATTAATGAAGATAAATGCAACGGTTGTGGACTTTGCGTGCCTAACTGTGCTGAAGGTGCTATAAAGATAATCGACGGAAAGGCAAAGCTTTTAGCAGAAAATCTTTGTGATGGTCTCGGAGCATGTCTGGGAGAATGTCCTCAAGGTGCAATTACAATAACTAAAAGAGACGCGGAGGAATTTGATGAAGCTGCCGTACATGTACATCTTCACAAAGAGGAAAGTCACTCATGTCATCAGAATGAAGGTCACGGACATCATCAGCATGGTGGTGGCGGATGCCCAGGAAGCAGAGCTATGGAAATCAACAGGCAGAATAATGCTGCAAAGACAGCAGCTGTATCCTCAGATGATATAGAAGTAAGAATCAAGCCGCAGCTGACTCAGTGGCCTGTACAGCTTATGCTTGTGCCTGAGAGAGCTCCATACTTTGAAAATTCCGATCTCCTGATTACAGCTGACTGTGTGCCCTTTGCATATCCCAACTACCATTTGGACTTATTAAAGGGCAAAAAGGTTGTAGTAGGTTGTCCTAAGCTTGATGATATAGGATATTACACCGAGAAGCTTACAGGAATATTAAAGAATAACAACATAAACAGCGTAACTGTGGCATTCATGGAGGTTCCATGCTGCGGCGGCATTGTAAGAGCAGCAGAAGCGGCACTTCAAATGTCAGGTAAGAACATTCCACTTAACAAAATCAGAATAGGAATCAACGGAGAAGCTGATAAACTGTAG